Proteins encoded by one window of Lycium barbarum isolate Lr01 chromosome 11, ASM1917538v2, whole genome shotgun sequence:
- the LOC132617198 gene encoding uncharacterized protein LOC132617198, whose product MKFLPEFALCFGGATITPTVTDGAATTATPSCEEQTRRGNSSEVTTPTPHTTRGRGIRRPVVKSKNGANNWKPALRVIVEERAMSDVVDGNGGGRKERAAVPSTCAKSAAKVKAKSISRSKLSPKHGEDYWKSAGPMAVPAFAPTPFLF is encoded by the exons atgaaattcttacctgaATTCGCTTTATGTTTTGGTGGCGCCACTATCACCCCAACGGTGACAGATGGCGCCGCCACCACCGCTACTCCTTCCTGTGAGGAACAAACTCGCAGGGGGAATAGCAGCGAAGTTACAACTCCAACCCCGCATACTACGCGGGGAAGGGGAATTAGAAGGCCAGTAGTAAAGTCGAAAAATGGAGCGAATAATTGGAAACCGGCACTTCGGGTAATCGTTGAAGAAAGAGCTATGTCTGATGTTGTTGACGGTAATGGAGGAGGAAGAAAAGAACGTGCTGCTGTTCCCTCTACTTGTGCTAAATCTGCTGCTAAAGTTAAAGCTAAATCTATTTCTAGATCCAAATTATCACCTAAACATGGCGAAGATTACTG GAAATCCGCAGGTCCGATGGCCGTGCCCGCGTTTGCTCCGACACCATTTTTATTCTGA